Proteins encoded in a region of the Diadema setosum chromosome 7, eeDiaSeto1, whole genome shotgun sequence genome:
- the LOC140230967 gene encoding UDP-glucuronosyltransferase 2C1-like: MAESLLTRVFKVCICCTLILLCLERSGTDAANILMIGNYGKGSHFLALVPVGRSLLKQGHNVTFLISEEYSFRAQDAKYSELFKFEIFHNSDPDYSVKEFFQKLEELGFSESGSLLQFYKLFSTFSRAIVKTCDSVLEDEAMMKRFETLDAIVADIGWPCSLAIKAYLRSRSRNDPRLILTSPTTVNNAPFDILGSPYNPAYQPFTMTGFTSSMSFTQRLINTLSLFSMRVFVSLMGSEFQSVLDKHNLSSYLGGSDRMASWRNMTDLFLISCDFAMEFPFPLTPNIIPVGGLTAGPAKDVGKDLNDFMESSGEHGVVIFTLGSYFASYTSVRPDVLKIFLDALARIPQKVIIQLKDTPSIPLPPNVKAMPWLPQNDLLGHPKTRLFIYHGGNNGFHEALYHGVPVIVIPFFGDHVDIMVRVTSRGMGLGIDRAHLSVDYVYRQMNEVLTNQTYRDRAKQLSAIFKDRPMTPADRAAFWINHVINHGGDYMRSPANDLPFVQYHLLDVFSFLLGIVCLTVYLSYKFLKLFIRCCVYVLNSLVKVKRD, translated from the coding sequence ATGGCCGAAAGTCTCTTAACGCGAGTTTTCAAAGTTTGCATCTGCTGCACATTGATCCTTCTGTGTCTGGAAAGAAGTGGTACTGATGCAGCCAACATATTGATGATTGGGAACTACGGAAAAGGCAGTCATTTTTTAGCCCTGGTACCTGTCGGCAGAAGCCTTCTAAAACAAGGCCACAACGTGACCTTTCTAATCAGCGAAGAATATTCTTTCCGAGCCCAGGATGCCAAGTATTCGGAACTCTTTAAATTCGAAATTTTTCACAACAGTGATCCCGATTACAGTGTCAAGGAGTTCTTTCAGAAATTAGAAGAACTGGGATTTAGTGAGTCGGGAAGCCTCTTACAGTTCTATAAGCTCTTTTCTACCTTCTCGAGGGCCATAGTGAAGACTTGTGACTCTGTTTTGGAAGACGAGGCCATGATGAAACGCTTTGAAACGCTGGATGCTATCGTGGCCGACATCGGCTGGCCTTGCAGTCTCGCCATTAAAGCATATCTCAGAAGCCGTTCCAGGAACGATCCACGCCTCATTTTGACGTCACCCACCACAGTAAACAACGCTCCTTTCGACATCTTAGGGTCTCCCTACAACCCAGCTTACCAACCATTCACAATGACGGGTTTCACATCATCAATGAGTTTTACCCAGAGACTCATCAACACACTGTCCTTGTTTTCAATGCGAGTATTTGTTTCCCTCATGGGTTCAGAGTTCCAGAGTGTTCTTGATAAGCACAATTTAAGCAGTTATTTGGGAGGCAGCGACCGTATGGCATCATGGCGCAATATGACAGATTTGTTTCTAATCAGTTGCGACTTCGCTATGGAATTCCCCTTTCCACTGACTCCCAACATCATTCCAGTAGGTGGACTGACGGCCGGACCGGCAAAAGACGTGGGTAAGGATCTCAACGATTTTATGGAAAGTTCAGGTGAACATGGGgttgttattttcacattgGGATCATACTTTGCATCCTACACTTCCGTTAGACCTGACGTTCTGAAGATATTTCTCGACGCACTCGCACGAATTCCCCAGAAAGTCATTATTCAACTCAAAGATACGCCCTCAATTCCCTTGCCGCCAAACGTGAAGGCGATGCCATGGCTACCTCAAAACGACCTGTTAGGTCACCCGAAAACAAGGCTGTTCATTTATCACGGAGGTAACAATGGTTTTCACGAGGCATTGTACCATGGAGTTCCGGTGATCGTAATACCATTTTTCGGGGATCATGTAGATATTATGGTTCGCGTGACGTCACGTGGTATGGGCCTGGGCATTGACAGAGCACACCTAAGTGTTGACTATGTATACCGACAGATGAACGAGGTATTAACGAATCAAACATATCGCGACAGAGCTAAGCAACTTTCAGCTATCTTTAAGGATCGCCCAATGACACCAGCAGATCGCGCAGCCTTCTGGATCAATCACGTGATCAACCATGGCGGAGATTACATGCGATCACCAGCCAATGACCTCCCCTTTGTCCAATATCATCTTTTGGAcgtattttcttttctcctaGGCATCGTGTGCTTGACGGTGTATTTGTCGTATAAATTTCTGAAACTGTTCATTCGTTGCTGTGTATACGTCTTGAACTCCCTTGTCAAGGTAAAGCGTGACTGA
- the LOC140230722 gene encoding uncharacterized protein, producing MQDVHLLNAPVFYNVDFYAKQKQNINDLPEYLTSDTRVRLFADDCMLYRKITSEQDSSALQQDLNALQQWEQDWIMKLNPPKCQVLTVTKKQKPITQPYCLHGQTLLRADTAKYLGVHLTKNLSWNHHVDTLSKKANSTSAFLKRNINACPRKTKILCYTLCCTLSWNMSVLSGTPLHRRTSPNYIEKVQRRFVLSDYRWTSSVTPMIHQLYWQTLQERRAQLKAVMMYRVMNSPVDIPQTYTVPAPSPYLHRGHTLKLIVPHTRTSCYQSSFFPDAIRLWNSLPLDAVNCTSLDLFKKRVQDIQLR from the coding sequence ATGCAGGATGTGCATCTTCTGAATGCACCTGTGTTTTATAACGTCGACTTTTAtgctaaacaaaaacaaaacatcaatgaTTTGCCGGAGTACTTGACTTCTGATACGAGAGTACGTCTGTTTGCGGATGACTGCATGCTGTATCGCAAAATCACCTCAGAACAGGATTCTTCTGCACTGCAGCAAGACCTAAATGCTTTGCAGCAATGGGAACAGGATTGGATTATGAAGCTTAATCCCCCAAAGTGTCAGGTTCTCACTGTAACCAAGAAACAGAAGCCTATCACTCAGCCCTACTGCCTCCATGGGCAGACACTTTTGAGGGCAGATACTGCAAAGTACCTTGGAGTCCACCTAACCAAAAACCTCAGCTGGAACCATCATGTTGATACCTTAAGCAAGAAAGCAAACTCAACATCAGCTTTCCTCAAAAGGAACATCAACGCCTGcccaaggaaaacaaaaatcctgTGCTACACACTCTGTTGCACCCTATCCTGGAATATGTCTGTACTGTCTGGGACCCCTCTACACAGGAGAACATCACCAAACTATATAGAGAAAGTCCAGCGACGTTTTGTCCTTAGCGATTATCGATGGACAAGTAGTGTTACGCCAATGATTCACCAGCTGTATTGGCAAACACTTCAAGAACGCAGAGCCCAGCTGAAGGCAGTAATGATGTACAGGGTCATGAACTCCCCAGTGGACATCCCACAGACTTATACAGTACCTGCACCATCTCCGTACTTGCATCGTGGACATACCCTGAAACTTATTGTCCCTCACACAAGAACATCATGTTACCAATCATCATTCTTCCCAGATGCCATCCGATTGTGGAACAGCCTTCCTCTGGATGCTGTCAACTGCACCTCTCTAGATCTcttcaaaaagagggtgcaggacatACAACTGCGTTAA
- the LOC140230723 gene encoding uncharacterized protein, producing the protein MISWRVPQVGAGAWARVSYITLLALVFLEGGALSCPSPPLISNSSTCLRGCCCNYTVELVNCSNLNQNVQIGVIRQNVRILHLDWNAMDTLDRGNCSALGRYKNLKMLSVTHNRLTTINANCFKDLKRLTTLNFSTNALTQIPTAEDPYTVQTLDLSNNKIRTINQTVFKSMPNLTALYLHNNEITTLPSKMASNTVKLKILSLRGNSLTTISPDAFGPSLEELYLANNNLSSLGHKWLVGTFNLRVLDFRNATSQQDADYKVEWKYPGFASKLTKIDLSSNGLRSIIPTAFDSNNALQTIDVSSNALQLLPKGLLFGRVNLTTFIAHSNLLVNISRSIWGKSTSLEYIDLSNNSISQVSVDAFRSLGMLRYLDLSGNRLVSVTFLGPRDLPLETLSLNFNDIGEAPTLNRLAKLRILRMRGNRLREIPNLQNLSNLEEVDLSWNNISMSDMVAFAGSPSLKQINLEGNKIVSIDESSLEYLPRGLLILNLVNNSLRCDCKLGLNERTLQKYQWGLYMDDVMCASPQGMLLTSVPQAMMSCPRTGTPIKSIILLALLAGIVVALIILGFLYSKYRRISRTNSARRRSYPVEEKSSALKDLEEAGHLMAANRSAGSYHNLRGSRDLLGQGSVAGSCTKINGSAIKPFEEEFYV; encoded by the coding sequence ATGATCAGTTGGAGAGTGCCCCAAGTTGGGGCTGGTGCTTGGGCAAGGGTCTCTTACATAACACTCCTAGCCCTGGTTTTCCTCGAAGGGGGTGCACTCTCTTGTCCATCTCCGCCGCTCATCTCAAACTCTTCCACGTGCTTGCGTGGTTGCTGTTGTAACTATACCGTGGAGCTTGTCAACTGCTCGAATTTGAATCAGAATGTGCAAATCGGTGTTATTCGTCAGAACGTACGGATTCTTCACCTGGATTGGAATGCAATGGACACGTTGGATAGAGGTAACTGTTCCGCACTCGGAAGGTACAAAAACCTGAAGATGCTGTCTGTCACGCACAACAGATTAACAACCATAAATGCAAATTGCTTTAAAGATCTAAAAAGACTAACGACCCTCAATTTCAGTACGAATGCCTTGACCCAGATTCCTACAGCCGAAGATCCATATACAGTTCAGACACTAGATTTAAGTAATAACAAAATACGAACTATCAACCAGACAGTCTTTAAGTCTATGCCAAATCTTACTGCGTTGTATTTACATAACAATGAGATTACAACGCTTCCGTCAAAAATGGCATCGAACACAGTTAAGTTAAAGATTCTTTCTCTTCGGGGAAACAGCTTAACAACGATTTCGCCCGACGCATTTGGACCCAGTTTGGAGGAATTATACCTAGCTAACAACAACCTGTCCAGCTTGGGACACAAATGGTTAGTTGGTACTTTCAATCTTAGGGTACTGGACTTCAGAAATGCAACCTCTCAGCAGGACGCAGATTACAAGGTTGAATGGAAATATCCAGGATTTGCATCGAAGCTGACAAAAATTGACCTTTCTTCAAACGGGCTTCGTTCAATCATCCCTACTGCTTTTGATTCCAACAACGCGTTACAAACGATTGATGTGAGCTCTAATGCGCTTCAATTGCTGCCCAAAGGGCTTCTATTTGGGCGTGTAAATCTTACTACTTTTATCGCACACAGCAACCTCCTTGTTAATATCTCACGCTCCATCTGGGGCAAGAGCACAAGCTTGGAATACATCGACTTGTCCAACAATTCTATCAGCCAAGTTAGCGTCGATGCTTTTCGTTCCCTCGGGATGTTGCGATACCTGGATCTCAGTGGTAACCGATTGGTGTCGGTGACATTTCTAGGTCCACGAGATCTGCCGCTGGAAACCCTCTCGTTGAATTTCAACGACATTGGGGAGGCTCCAACGCTGAACCGTTTAGCGAAACTAAGGATTCTGCGCATGAGAGGTAATAGGCTCAGGGAGATCCCAAATCTACAGAACCTCTCTAACCTGGAAGAAGTGGATTTGAGTTGGAATAACATAAGCATGTCGGATATGGTAGCATTTGCTGGATCGCCTAGCCTCAAACAAATAAATTTAGAGGGGAACAAAATTGTGAGCATCGACGAGAGTAGTCTGGAGTACCTTCCACGGGGACTTTTGATATTAAACCTGGTAAATAATTCACTGCGCTGTGACTGCAAGCTCGGTCTAAACGAGCGAACGCTTCAGAAGTACCAGTGGGGACTTTACATGGACGATGTCATGTGTGCGTCGCCTCAAGGCATGTTGCTGACCAGTGTGCCACAAGCAATGATGTCCTGCCCGCGAACCGGGACGCCAATCAAGTCCATTATCCTCCTTGCCCTGCTGGCTGGCATCGTGGTGGCGCTTATCATTCTTGGCTTCCTCTACAGCAAATACCGACGCATCAGCAGGACGAACTCGGCGAGGAGGAGGTCGTATCCGGTAGAGGAAAAATCGAGCGCCCTCAAGGATTTGGAGGAAGCCGGCCACTTGATGGCAGCAAACCGCAGCGCGGGGTCTTACCACAACCTGAGAGGAAGTAGGGACTTATTGGGACAAGGCTCCGTAGCCGGCAGCTGCACAAAAATAAATGGTAGTGCAATCAAACCATTCGAAGAGGAATTCTATGTGTAG